The following proteins are encoded in a genomic region of Magnetofaba australis IT-1:
- a CDS encoding DUF6362 family protein, whose translation MADQQFWSAQMVVDRLEEAASTLQRLPKEGPRDLKASWPQVIHDFWNAYGWDKARTRLGPPTPDAIDRMDECMEWLRWLEPEQMRLVWARAERLQWKRIMAQLGVCRETARQRYLLAVATIAARLNQKVA comes from the coding sequence ATGGCTGACCAGCAATTCTGGAGCGCGCAGATGGTGGTCGACAGACTGGAGGAGGCGGCCAGCACGTTGCAGCGCCTGCCGAAGGAGGGCCCCAGGGATTTGAAAGCCAGTTGGCCTCAGGTGATTCATGATTTTTGGAACGCCTACGGTTGGGATAAAGCGCGCACGCGTCTCGGACCGCCCACGCCAGACGCCATTGATCGCATGGATGAGTGCATGGAGTGGCTGCGTTGGCTGGAGCCTGAGCAGATGCGGTTGGTGTGGGCGCGTGCAGAGCGCTTGCAGTGGAAGCGCATTATGGCCCAGTTGGGGGTGTGTCGTGAGACAGCCCGGCAGCGATATCTGCTCGCCGTAGCCACCATTGCAGCGCGGCTAAATCAAAAAGTTGCCTAG
- a CDS encoding D-Ala-D-Ala carboxypeptidase family metallohydrolase translates to MSDTPWPHFTNAELTCRCGCGRMEMQADFMHKLESLREVFGRPMPVTSGYRCPEHNAAISVTGSNGPHTSGAAVDVLVSGQDAYDLIDLAKAAGMSGVGVKQHGPHRSRFIHLDALPRAANQPRPTIWSYPK, encoded by the coding sequence ATGAGCGACACGCCCTGGCCCCATTTCACCAACGCCGAATTGACCTGCCGCTGCGGCTGTGGCCGCATGGAGATGCAGGCAGATTTCATGCACAAGCTGGAGAGTTTGCGTGAAGTGTTCGGGCGCCCTATGCCGGTCACCTCCGGCTATCGTTGTCCAGAGCATAACGCCGCCATCTCAGTTACCGGCTCCAATGGCCCGCATACGTCTGGCGCGGCGGTAGATGTGTTGGTGAGCGGCCAAGACGCCTACGACCTCATCGATCTGGCCAAAGCGGCGGGCATGAGCGGCGTCGGCGTCAAGCAGCACGGTCCCCATCGTAGCCGTTTCATCCACCTCGACGCGCTGCCCCGCGCCGCCAACCAACCGCGCCCGACCATCTGGAGCTACCCGAAATGA
- a CDS encoding 3TM-type holin, which produces MGILEKIIGGAAAQPIEAVGKALDGLFTSDEERLDKQALLTRLAQQPAALQVELNKIEASHRSTFVAGWRPFLGWVCGVGLSFAYVINPIIQWVTGQPGPQLPLNFMQELVVAMLGLAGLRTWEKQTGRAK; this is translated from the coding sequence ATGGGCATCTTGGAGAAGATCATTGGCGGGGCGGCGGCGCAGCCCATTGAGGCGGTGGGCAAGGCCCTGGATGGCCTGTTCACCTCCGACGAAGAGCGCTTGGACAAGCAGGCGCTGCTCACCCGCCTGGCGCAGCAACCGGCGGCGTTGCAGGTTGAACTGAACAAAATCGAAGCGTCGCACCGCTCCACCTTTGTGGCGGGCTGGCGCCCGTTTCTGGGATGGGTGTGTGGCGTCGGACTCTCCTTCGCCTACGTGATCAATCCCATCATCCAGTGGGTGACGGGGCAGCCCGGCCCTCAACTGCCGCTGAACTTCATGCAGGAGTTGGTGGTGGCCATGCTGGGCTTGGCGGGTCTGCGGACCTGGGAGAAACAAACCGGGAGGGCGAAATGA
- a CDS encoding PriCT-2 domain-containing protein yields MVHNFMDKYGERLIAGGFSILPIAPGKKYPGAYQRGAWRPYKGWNKHAERATTLNELSIWRQWPDAGIGVACGNVAAIDIDVSDAIIAQQVEDLARERLGDTPAVRIGHAPKRLLVYRTAEPFSGIKQHPLEVLCLGQQFVAYAIHPDTGQPYHWPNASLVDQRVDDLPTISQQQTHDFVEEALNILPQEMRPNRLEKHRDSSTPILMDSHGVSHSGQQGTFEAVSDALRYIVNADLPYDDWVRIGMAIKGALGEAGAALFAEWSACAGKNNPATTTQSWSSFKPTIIGAGTLYHLAQQRGWQPEASITLNPVNVTPQGPHPAQGLLSRVQENAVADVPPSEEKLPFIDGPEWDPLDVDGVLGALVEHMISTATRPQPILAVGNALCALGALMGRRYRTETNLRSNLYIVGIADSGSGKNHSREVITELFMRTGHQSYLGGNRIASGAGLLRAVYEHPAILFQQDEFGMFLQAAADRRRSPRHITDILDLMTELYSSASTTFLGPEYAVKDKSGRKDINQPCLCVYGTTTPVLFWSALRSANVADGSLARFVMLKTRDDYPDPVGANVIRPIPDHLLQAVTAIANGGSSGGGNLSGVTATPETSVEPMIVPMEQGARTVFDELSCQVMSKLKTCRSTQWSSILARVWENASKIALVRGVSANPHAPLIRQEDAVWASALVGYAVNRLIEDVEQHLADNQTEQNHKRVLTIIRAAGRQGIPRNRLTRKTQFLNERERREIVQALLEGGQIVADVKPTRTQPGMVYKAA; encoded by the coding sequence ATGGTGCATAATTTCATGGACAAATATGGCGAGAGATTGATCGCCGGAGGTTTTTCGATTCTGCCTATTGCGCCGGGGAAGAAATATCCGGGCGCGTATCAGCGGGGCGCATGGCGTCCCTACAAGGGGTGGAACAAACACGCTGAGCGCGCCACGACGCTCAATGAGCTGTCCATCTGGCGGCAGTGGCCCGACGCGGGCATCGGCGTGGCGTGCGGTAATGTGGCCGCCATCGACATCGATGTGAGCGACGCGATCATCGCCCAGCAAGTGGAGGATCTGGCCAGAGAGCGACTCGGAGACACCCCAGCCGTGCGTATCGGTCATGCGCCCAAACGGTTGCTGGTCTACCGCACAGCGGAGCCATTTTCTGGCATCAAACAGCATCCGCTGGAGGTGCTCTGCCTGGGGCAGCAGTTCGTTGCCTACGCTATTCATCCGGATACGGGCCAGCCGTACCATTGGCCAAACGCATCGTTGGTGGATCAGCGTGTAGATGACTTGCCAACAATCAGCCAACAGCAAACGCACGATTTTGTAGAGGAGGCGCTAAACATTTTGCCCCAAGAGATGCGGCCAAATCGACTGGAGAAACATAGAGATTCGTCAACGCCGATTTTGATGGATTCGCATGGTGTGTCGCACAGCGGTCAGCAGGGCACGTTTGAGGCGGTTTCAGACGCGCTGCGCTACATCGTGAATGCGGATCTGCCCTATGATGACTGGGTGCGCATCGGCATGGCCATCAAGGGCGCACTGGGCGAGGCGGGGGCGGCTCTCTTCGCCGAGTGGTCAGCATGCGCGGGCAAAAACAATCCCGCCACCACAACACAATCGTGGTCGAGTTTTAAACCGACCATCATCGGCGCGGGGACGCTCTACCATCTGGCGCAACAACGTGGCTGGCAGCCAGAGGCGTCGATCACGCTTAATCCGGTCAATGTGACGCCACAGGGCCCACACCCTGCGCAGGGGCTGCTGAGCAGGGTCCAAGAGAACGCCGTTGCCGACGTCCCTCCGAGTGAGGAGAAACTGCCCTTCATCGACGGGCCGGAGTGGGATCCGCTGGATGTGGATGGGGTGCTGGGCGCGTTGGTGGAACACATGATCTCCACGGCAACCAGGCCGCAGCCAATTCTGGCTGTCGGCAACGCTCTGTGTGCTCTGGGCGCGCTCATGGGGCGGCGATATCGCACGGAAACGAACCTCCGATCCAATCTCTACATCGTCGGCATCGCGGATAGTGGGTCTGGCAAGAATCATAGCCGGGAGGTCATCACCGAGTTGTTCATGCGGACAGGGCATCAGTCCTATCTGGGCGGCAATCGGATCGCCTCCGGAGCCGGTTTACTCCGGGCGGTGTATGAGCATCCCGCCATTCTGTTCCAGCAGGACGAGTTTGGAATGTTCCTCCAGGCCGCCGCCGACCGTCGCCGCAGTCCTCGGCATATCACGGACATCCTGGACCTTATGACCGAGTTGTACTCCTCGGCGTCAACGACATTCCTGGGGCCTGAATATGCGGTCAAAGACAAGAGCGGGCGCAAGGATATCAACCAGCCCTGCTTGTGCGTCTACGGGACAACAACACCGGTGCTGTTTTGGTCGGCGTTGCGGAGTGCGAATGTGGCGGATGGCTCGCTGGCGCGGTTTGTCATGCTCAAAACCCGAGACGACTATCCTGATCCTGTCGGCGCCAACGTCATACGTCCGATTCCCGACCATCTGCTTCAGGCGGTGACGGCAATCGCCAATGGCGGCAGTTCTGGCGGCGGAAACCTGTCAGGCGTGACGGCGACGCCGGAGACCTCTGTCGAGCCCATGATTGTGCCGATGGAGCAGGGAGCCAGGACGGTATTTGATGAACTCAGCTGTCAAGTCATGAGTAAACTTAAAACATGCCGGTCGACGCAATGGTCCTCGATTCTCGCGCGGGTGTGGGAGAATGCATCCAAAATCGCGCTGGTGAGAGGGGTGTCGGCAAACCCGCATGCGCCGCTCATTCGCCAGGAGGACGCCGTTTGGGCCAGTGCTCTGGTGGGGTATGCGGTGAACAGGCTGATCGAAGATGTGGAGCAGCACCTGGCGGACAACCAGACCGAACAGAATCACAAACGGGTGCTCACGATCATTCGCGCCGCTGGACGGCAGGGCATTCCCAGGAACAGGCTGACCCGCAAAACGCAGTTTTTGAACGAGCGCGAACGCAGAGAGATTGTCCAGGCGCTGTTGGAGGGCGGGCAGATTGTGGCCGACGTGAAACCGACGCGGACACAGCCTGGTATGGTTTACAAGGCGGCTTGA
- a CDS encoding site-specific DNA-methyltransferase: MNQIPAMAERIELWPTERLTPYAANARTHSDEQIAKVAASMVEFGFTNPILVDAKDGIIAGHCRLSAAQRIGLEQVPVVVLDHLSDAQRRAYILADNRLALDGGWDESVLAAELARLKEDEFDLSLMGFSDEEMEDLLDSFDGDEFDGEGGGAAVADNDVIPEPPANPVSRPGDLWILGDHRLLCGSSLNADDVIRLMNGERAILFATDPPYLVDYDGTNHPQNSARKAKVAKGETSGTDGNKDWSASYGVTWDDSSQGPELYEGFIRAAIDHAIEPNAAWYCWHASKRQAMLEAVWEKMGAFQHQQIIWNKEKGVLTRSKYLWKHEPCLMGWIKGNMPPKVDGAEYLSTVWDIHGLTGDERPDHPTPKPLDCFAIPMRQHAEKGGLCYEPFSGSGSQIMAGEMTGRRVFAMEISGQYCDVAVQRFIQATGKTGYLDGSGGKSFAEVAAERGIELD; the protein is encoded by the coding sequence ATGAACCAGATTCCCGCCATGGCCGAGAGGATCGAGCTGTGGCCTACGGAGCGGCTGACGCCCTACGCCGCCAATGCGCGCACCCACAGCGATGAGCAGATCGCCAAGGTCGCCGCGTCAATGGTGGAGTTTGGATTCACCAATCCGATTCTGGTGGACGCCAAGGATGGCATTATTGCCGGGCATTGTCGCCTCTCCGCCGCGCAGCGTATTGGCTTGGAGCAGGTGCCGGTGGTGGTTCTGGACCACCTGTCTGATGCGCAGCGTCGCGCCTACATCCTGGCGGACAATCGATTGGCTCTCGATGGCGGCTGGGATGAGTCGGTATTGGCCGCTGAGTTGGCGCGCCTGAAGGAGGACGAATTCGATCTCTCCCTCATGGGCTTTAGCGATGAGGAGATGGAAGATCTGCTGGACAGCTTTGATGGTGATGAGTTCGACGGGGAGGGCGGTGGCGCCGCAGTCGCCGATAACGATGTCATTCCCGAGCCGCCCGCCAATCCGGTGTCGCGCCCAGGCGATTTGTGGATTCTTGGCGACCATCGCCTGTTGTGCGGCAGCAGCCTCAACGCTGATGATGTGATTCGGTTGATGAACGGCGAGCGCGCGATTCTATTCGCCACCGATCCGCCCTACTTGGTCGACTACGACGGCACCAACCACCCGCAGAACAGCGCGCGCAAAGCCAAGGTCGCCAAAGGAGAGACCAGCGGCACGGACGGCAACAAGGATTGGTCAGCCAGTTACGGCGTGACCTGGGACGACTCCTCCCAGGGCCCGGAGCTCTACGAGGGCTTCATCCGCGCCGCCATCGACCACGCCATCGAGCCCAACGCCGCTTGGTACTGCTGGCACGCATCCAAGCGCCAGGCGATGCTGGAGGCGGTGTGGGAGAAGATGGGCGCGTTTCAGCACCAGCAGATCATCTGGAATAAGGAGAAAGGCGTACTCACCCGCTCGAAGTATCTGTGGAAACACGAGCCATGCCTCATGGGGTGGATCAAGGGCAACATGCCGCCGAAGGTTGATGGCGCGGAGTATCTTTCTACGGTGTGGGACATCCATGGCCTCACCGGCGATGAGCGTCCAGATCATCCGACGCCGAAGCCTCTCGATTGCTTTGCCATCCCTATGCGTCAGCATGCGGAGAAAGGCGGGCTGTGCTATGAGCCATTCTCCGGCAGCGGCTCGCAGATCATGGCCGGGGAGATGACCGGGCGGCGTGTGTTCGCCATGGAGATCAGCGGGCAATATTGCGATGTGGCGGTGCAGCGCTTCATACAGGCCACGGGCAAGACCGGCTATCTGGACGGGTCTGGCGGGAAGAGTTTCGCCGAAGTGGCGGCGGAGCGGGGAATCGAGCTTGATTAG
- a CDS encoding transposase, which translates to MERKKRRFTAEQKVGYVRRHLVEKVVLSDLCDEAGIQPSQYYRWQKALFENGEAALADKRGQKARDRQIAELEAKLATKNEVMSELLEAHVALKKSLGVS; encoded by the coding sequence ATGGAACGGAAGAAGCGGAGATTTACGGCTGAGCAGAAGGTAGGCTATGTGCGCCGTCACCTGGTCGAGAAGGTGGTTCTCTCGGATCTGTGTGACGAGGCGGGCATTCAGCCCAGCCAGTACTATCGCTGGCAAAAGGCTTTGTTTGAGAATGGCGAAGCGGCTTTGGCTGACAAACGCGGCCAAAAGGCTCGTGATCGACAGATTGCCGAACTAGAAGCGAAGTTGGCAACCAAAAATGAGGTTATGTCCGAGCTTCTTGAGGCGCATGTTGCGCTAAAAAAAAGTCTTGGGGTGAGCTGA
- a CDS encoding DUF6511 domain-containing protein yields MIDPTPRDEVAFRYAGQMVGEYVESIGKSDLRAFTLVEFLTLVEVAVTGYLDERARQDESAKLNDTPF; encoded by the coding sequence ATGATCGATCCAACGCCGCGTGATGAGGTCGCATTCCGCTACGCCGGTCAGATGGTTGGCGAGTATGTGGAGAGCATCGGCAAGAGCGACCTGCGCGCGTTTACGCTGGTTGAGTTTCTGACTCTGGTCGAGGTGGCGGTGACCGGCTATCTCGACGAACGCGCGCGCCAGGATGAATCGGCGAAACTCAATGATACGCCGTTTTGA
- a CDS encoding DDE-type integrase/transposase/recombinase, producing MRRWSPPPSQKGTGFKQPSEPHKHWHVDISYLNIQGTFYYLCSVLDGCSRFILHWEIRESMKEDEVEVVLLRAQEAYPEAKPRLISDNGPQFVANDFKAFIRESGMTHVRTSPYYPQSNGKLERFHGSLKRECIRPQTPLSLEDAQRVVGKYVEHYNTRRLHSAIDYVTPQDRLEGRHVQILAERDEKLEAARERRRTTHQKQSFQPSQKMAEKANS from the coding sequence ATGCGTCGTTGGAGCCCACCGCCCTCGCAGAAGGGCACAGGGTTCAAACAGCCTTCGGAGCCGCATAAACACTGGCATGTGGACATCTCCTATCTGAATATCCAGGGGACGTTCTACTATCTGTGCAGTGTCCTGGATGGATGTAGCAGGTTTATCCTCCACTGGGAGATTCGTGAGTCGATGAAGGAAGATGAGGTTGAAGTGGTCCTGCTCCGAGCTCAGGAGGCCTATCCGGAAGCTAAGCCGCGGCTGATCTCAGACAATGGGCCGCAGTTCGTTGCCAACGATTTTAAGGCGTTCATCCGGGAATCCGGCATGACGCATGTGAGGACTTCGCCTTACTATCCGCAGAGCAACGGAAAACTGGAGCGTTTTCACGGTAGTTTGAAGCGTGAGTGCATTCGGCCTCAGACGCCATTATCGCTGGAAGATGCCCAACGGGTTGTGGGAAAGTACGTCGAGCATTACAACACCCGGCGGCTCCATAGCGCCATCGACTACGTCACCCCACAGGATCGCCTGGAAGGGCGGCATGTGCAGATCCTGGCCGAACGAGATGAAAAGCTTGAGGCGGCCAGAGAACGGCGTCGGACGACGCACCAAAAGCAGTCTTTTCAGCCATCCCAAAAAATGGCTGAAAAGGCGAACAGCTAA
- a CDS encoding DEAD/DEAH box helicase — MLTLRPYQREAIDAIYAYFEEKSGHPLVVIPTAGGKSLVMAKFIQEALGYYPSTRILVVTHVRELISQNHAELLGVWPEAPAGIHSAGLKARDTESQVLFCGIQSVHKRAYDIQQCDLVLVDEAHLIPRKANTMYRRFLDDLTAINPQLKIIGFTATPYRLDSGQLHKGKEALFDDIAYEVSVRELIDDGFLCPLISKQTETQLDVTGVGTRGGEYIASQLEAAVDQDPITQAAIGEVIAHGQDRQSWLLFCSGVAHAEHVRDALQGREISCECIFGDTPKETRDDIIARFKQREIRALAAMNVLTTGFNAPSVDLIAMLRPTKSTGLYVQIAGRGTRLFPGKENCLVLDFAGNVARHGPIDLVKPKGKQDAGGGDAPVKVCPQCQTINHAAVRHCIECDYQFPPSEIKIDATATTREILSTTKPQTEWTRVYDVTYGKHQKEGKPPSLRVEYLCGFNWHREWVCFEHSGFPKRQAARWWSQRAPAGTPMPHTVDEALEMVNSLRLPTRIQLRRKDKFVEVVGARFDQPEQKEARDDRSNAA; from the coding sequence ATGCTGACCCTCAGACCCTACCAGCGTGAGGCGATCGACGCCATCTACGCCTATTTCGAGGAGAAGTCGGGTCACCCCCTGGTGGTGATCCCCACCGCCGGAGGCAAATCTCTGGTGATGGCCAAGTTCATTCAGGAGGCGCTCGGCTACTACCCCTCCACCCGCATTTTGGTGGTCACCCATGTGCGTGAGTTGATCAGCCAGAATCACGCCGAATTGCTCGGCGTCTGGCCTGAGGCTCCCGCAGGCATTCACAGCGCCGGGCTCAAAGCGCGGGATACCGAGTCGCAGGTGCTGTTCTGCGGCATCCAATCCGTCCATAAGCGCGCCTACGACATCCAGCAGTGCGACCTGGTGCTGGTGGACGAGGCGCATCTGATCCCGCGCAAGGCCAACACCATGTACCGGCGGTTTCTCGATGATCTGACCGCAATCAACCCGCAGCTGAAGATTATCGGTTTTACCGCTACGCCGTATCGCTTGGACTCCGGCCAGTTGCACAAGGGCAAGGAGGCCCTGTTCGACGATATCGCCTATGAGGTTTCAGTGCGAGAGCTGATCGATGATGGCTTTCTCTGCCCCCTCATTAGCAAACAGACCGAAACCCAACTGGATGTCACCGGCGTCGGTACGCGCGGCGGCGAGTATATCGCTTCCCAGCTGGAAGCGGCAGTGGACCAGGATCCCATCACCCAGGCGGCGATTGGGGAGGTGATCGCCCATGGCCAGGATCGGCAGTCGTGGCTGTTGTTCTGCTCTGGCGTCGCCCACGCCGAGCATGTGCGCGATGCGTTGCAGGGTAGGGAGATATCCTGTGAGTGCATCTTTGGCGACACGCCTAAAGAGACCCGTGATGACATCATCGCCCGCTTCAAACAGCGCGAGATTCGCGCGCTGGCGGCCATGAACGTGCTCACCACCGGTTTCAACGCGCCCTCAGTGGATCTCATTGCGATGTTGCGACCGACCAAATCCACCGGCCTGTATGTGCAGATCGCCGGGCGCGGCACGCGGCTGTTTCCCGGCAAGGAGAACTGCCTGGTGCTGGATTTTGCCGGCAATGTGGCGCGGCACGGCCCCATTGACCTGGTCAAGCCCAAGGGCAAGCAGGATGCGGGCGGAGGCGATGCGCCGGTCAAGGTGTGCCCCCAGTGCCAGACCATCAACCATGCGGCGGTTCGCCACTGCATCGAGTGCGATTACCAGTTTCCGCCGTCGGAAATCAAAATCGACGCCACCGCAACCACGCGGGAGATTCTCTCAACGACCAAACCGCAGACGGAGTGGACGCGGGTCTACGATGTGACCTATGGCAAGCACCAGAAGGAGGGCAAGCCGCCCTCCCTGCGGGTGGAGTATCTGTGCGGCTTCAACTGGCATCGCGAATGGGTCTGCTTTGAGCACAGCGGCTTTCCCAAGCGGCAGGCAGCGCGGTGGTGGTCGCAGCGCGCGCCAGCGGGAACGCCCATGCCGCATACGGTGGATGAGGCGCTCGAAATGGTCAACAGCCTGCGCCTGCCCACGCGCATTCAACTGCGGCGCAAAGACAAGTTCGTGGAGGTGGTCGGCGCCCGTTTCGACCAACCAGAGCAAAAGGAGGCGCGTGATGATCGATCCAACGCCGCGTGA
- a CDS encoding plasmid pRiA4b ORF-3 family protein, translating into MASPKRTRIYKIKITLTGIKPPIWRRILVPDDSTLEDLHHLIQISMGWENSHLHEFEVGDTVYSGSNSFDDDLYLEDRKVLPEWNIMLRTIYGKGIRYCSYVYDFGDNWLHKIEIEGSEAIDPNSRYPHLVTGKRRCPPEDVGGILGYHGFLEAIKDINHPEHGAWMEWSDGQFDPEEFDRDAINSSLALWYDQFSERNS; encoded by the coding sequence ATGGCATCCCCCAAACGAACCAGGATCTATAAGATTAAAATTACCCTCACCGGAATCAAGCCGCCGATCTGGAGAAGAATTTTGGTGCCAGATGATTCAACGCTCGAAGATCTCCACCACCTCATTCAGATTTCCATGGGATGGGAAAACTCCCACCTCCATGAATTCGAGGTAGGCGATACTGTGTACAGCGGTTCCAACTCTTTTGACGATGATCTTTATTTGGAAGACAGGAAAGTCCTACCTGAATGGAACATAATGCTGCGGACCATCTACGGCAAAGGCATTCGGTATTGCTCTTATGTTTATGACTTTGGTGACAATTGGCTTCATAAAATTGAAATCGAAGGTTCAGAGGCGATTGATCCAAATTCACGATACCCTCACTTGGTGACTGGCAAACGAAGATGCCCCCCGGAAGACGTTGGCGGAATTCTGGGATATCATGGATTTCTTGAAGCAATTAAAGATATCAACCATCCAGAGCATGGCGCGTGGATGGAGTGGTCTGATGGACAGTTTGATCCCGAAGAGTTTGATCGAGATGCCATCAACTCCAGTCTGGCCCTTTGGTATGACCAGTTCTCAGAAAGGAACAGCTAA
- a CDS encoding oxidoreductase codes for MALLPKPESRTVTAIYHAYESAADDGFRPHLGASLIGKECERALWYDFHWVTRSQFAGRILRLFQTGHLEEPRLVADLRRIGVTVMDLNPQSGRQWQVKAHGGHFGGSLDAVAMGVPEAPKTWHVCEFKTHNAKSFKALVDKGVEEAKPQHYAQMQIYMHLFEMERALYLSVCKDSEELYAERVCVDHDLAQRLLEKAGRIIFSPHPPVRLHEDPSWWQCKLCDHHAICHEGAFAEINCRTCLHSTAEADGRWSCAQHQIVLSAPAQKQGCNQHLYIPDLVPGKQTDVDPVAGVVTYQFPGGGLWRNGSEGSQCGAPAVDTLNEKEA; via the coding sequence CAAAACCCGAAAGTCGCACCGTCACCGCCATATACCACGCCTATGAATCCGCCGCCGATGATGGGTTTCGTCCCCACCTTGGGGCCTCGCTCATTGGCAAAGAGTGCGAACGCGCGCTCTGGTACGACTTCCACTGGGTCACGCGCAGTCAGTTCGCTGGCCGGATTCTGCGCCTGTTTCAGACCGGTCATCTGGAGGAGCCGCGTCTGGTGGCCGACCTGCGCCGCATCGGCGTGACGGTGATGGACCTCAATCCTCAGAGCGGTCGCCAGTGGCAGGTCAAGGCCCATGGCGGCCACTTCGGCGGCAGCCTCGATGCGGTGGCCATGGGCGTGCCCGAAGCGCCCAAGACCTGGCATGTGTGCGAGTTCAAAACCCACAACGCCAAATCCTTCAAGGCGCTGGTGGACAAAGGCGTCGAGGAGGCCAAGCCCCAGCACTATGCGCAGATGCAGATCTACATGCATCTGTTTGAGATGGAGCGCGCGCTCTACCTGTCGGTGTGCAAGGACAGCGAGGAGCTCTACGCCGAGCGCGTGTGCGTTGACCATGACCTTGCGCAACGGCTGCTGGAGAAGGCCGGACGGATCATCTTCTCGCCGCATCCGCCGGTGCGCCTGCATGAGGACCCCTCCTGGTGGCAGTGCAAACTGTGCGACCACCACGCCATTTGTCACGAGGGCGCGTTTGCCGAGATCAACTGTCGCACCTGTCTGCACTCGACGGCGGAGGCTGATGGACGCTGGAGTTGCGCGCAACACCAGATTGTTCTGTCAGCGCCCGCGCAGAAACAGGGCTGCAATCAGCATCTCTACATCCCCGATCTGGTCCCAGGAAAACAGACCGACGTTGATCCCGTGGCCGGGGTGGTCACGTACCAGTTCCCAGGTGGAGGGTTGTGGCGCAATGGATCAGAGGGTTCTCAATGCGGTGCGCCTGCGGTTGATACTCTCAACGAGAAGGAGGCATAG
- a CDS encoding ORF6N domain-containing protein produces MSIQPQGPMISIGETSVPVIEYQGCRVVTFAMVDQAHQRTEGTARKRFNDHKEKFVPGEDFHRVDFSQRSELRTFGLDVPTRGLMLLTQSGYLMLVKSFTDDLAWRVQRELVNRYFHAAPVSTAHQAYLMAKAIWEQDEQIRCLERVNGELCWFSGNMTTV; encoded by the coding sequence ATGAGTATTCAGCCTCAAGGCCCCATGATTTCGATTGGCGAAACATCTGTGCCCGTTATCGAATATCAGGGCTGTCGCGTGGTCACCTTCGCCATGGTGGATCAGGCGCACCAGCGGACGGAAGGGACCGCTCGCAAACGCTTCAATGATCACAAGGAGAAGTTTGTTCCAGGTGAGGACTTCCATCGTGTTGATTTTTCACAAAGGTCCGAATTGCGGACTTTTGGCTTGGATGTCCCAACACGCGGACTGATGCTGTTGACGCAGTCTGGCTATCTGATGTTGGTGAAATCTTTCACGGATGATCTGGCGTGGCGGGTTCAGCGCGAGTTGGTCAATCGCTATTTTCATGCCGCCCCGGTCTCCACGGCTCATCAAGCCTACCTGATGGCGAAAGCCATATGGGAGCAGGATGAGCAGATTCGCTGCTTGGAGAGGGTTAATGGCGAGCTGTGCTGGTTCAGCGGAAACATGACAACCGTCTAA